In the Triticum dicoccoides isolate Atlit2015 ecotype Zavitan unplaced genomic scaffold, WEW_v2.0 scaffold174992, whole genome shotgun sequence genome, GGAATTGCCCTTGTCCAGCGggggcggctgcggctgcggctgcggctgctTCATTGATTTCTTCCTGCAGAACCAGCGGCGGCGCCAAGAGGCGGTCTTTCTCTGCTTCGGGCGTGTCCAAGGAGCTACGTAGCTCAATGAAGAAGGCACCATCCTCGACCCGGCGCAGCAGAAAGAGGGGGTTCCGTGACTTGGCTCTCTTTGCTGCCACGAAATTGGCCCAGTCGCCGCGGAGGAAGTGCATCTGCCGACCACCTTTGTATACGTGGGTGAAGTTCCAGGTTCTGGACTTGATATCGAACATCACCAGGTCCTGCTCTTGCTGGTTGACGCCAAAGGCGGGGAAGATAGATGCAGTTGCCTTGCGGACCATCAATCTTGGCTCTTTGACATCCGAGTTGGTCAACTCCTTGAAGGCGTAGCGGAACAGGTCCCCGGCGGGAGCGGGCGCACCGCCTTGGGGTTCGTCGGGAGCGGGGGAGAGGATGATGCTGGCGTACGGAGCGTGAGCGACGGTGCGAACCTCGACGGAGATGATTGTGCAGGAGGCGTAAGGATTGGTGGGGTCGGCGGCCGGCGGAGCGCCGAGGCGGTCGGCCCACTGCTCGTGGTGGCCGCGGGA is a window encoding:
- the LOC119344592 gene encoding auxin response factor 13-like, producing the protein MSLLLGGLGGGNGDPLPALKDDAWMYAAVDLSRLPAAGTRVCYFSRGHHEQWADRLGAPPAADPTNPYASCTIISVEVRTVAHAPYASIILSPAPDEPQGGAPAPAGDLFRYAFKELTNSDVKEPRLMVRKATASIFPAFGVNQQEQDLVMFDIKSRTWNFTHVYKGGRQMHFLRGDWANFVAAKRAKSRNPLFLLRRVEDGAFFIELRSSLDTPEAEKDRLLAPPLVLQEEINEAAAAAAAAAPAGQGQFQVTYYPHKETGLFVVPRWELDRALGVNWETGMQVRARKLQLHPIADEIPQPATSVITAVHQPISGWRSLEVVWGQSSTSSPTNAWDVEVVPGDNAPPLKKQKVAAPAPRSGDPSTTSHVH